In Tistrella bauzanensis, the genomic stretch CCTGAAGCCCGGCGCCACGGTAACCGCAGACGCGCTGAAGGACTGGGCACGCGAGCGCGTGTCGGAGCGCCCGGCCGCGCCGGCCGAGGTGATCATCCTGAACGAGATGCCGGTGACCGCCATCGGCAAGATCTTCAAGCCGACCCTGCGCTATATGGCCACGGATCGGGTCTATGCAGGGGAACTGGCTACCCTTGCGCATGAACACGGGCTGACCGCGACGGTCGTCACCGGCCAGGACGGCAGCCATGGCACCGCCGCCGTCGTCACCTTGCGCCGGGCCGATGGCAGCGCGGTACCAGACGTCCAGCGGCCGGCACTGACCGAAGCGGTCGGCCATGTTCTGGGCCGGTTCCCCGTGTCCCACCGGGTCGCCTTCGGCTGATCGGCCCCATCTGCAGAATGACGCTTGATATGCATCATCATCGATGTATATACTTCGACGTCGATGTATAGCGCCGGAGTGCCCATGCCCGCATCAAAGCCGCCACGGCTGATCCATCTGCTCGCCGCCGCCAACCGGCGGGTGATGGCCATCGCCGAAGCCGGGCTGGCCGATCTGTCATTGACGCCATCGCAATCGGCGGCGCTGTTCGTGCTGGGGGAGCGCGGACGGATATCGGTGACCGAGCTTGGCCAGGTGCTGGATCTCAGCCAGTCCTCGGCCTCGACCCTGGTTCAGAAGCTGGAAGCCGCGGGGCTGGTCTCGCGGTCGGCCGATCCGGCCGACCGGCGCGCCGTGACCCTGATGCTGACCTTCGAGGGCGACGAGATGCGGCGCGTCACGGCCCGGCGCGCCAACGACCTCAACCGCCGCATGGCTGCCGGGCTGTCCGCCGAGGCACTGGCGGTGATCGCGCAATGGCTGGCCACGGTGGCAACCGATCCCGTGGACCCAGAGCAGGAGACCACACGCCCATGACCGGCACAGCAGCAGCCCCCACCAGAACCGTCACCGATGATGTCCGGGTGGTGACCGATGGCGGGATCACCGAAATCATCTTCGCCCGTCCGGCCAAGAAGAACGCCATCACCAACGACATGTACGGCGCCATCGCCGACGCGCTGGAGGCAGCGGAAGCCGATGACAGCATCCGTGCCGTGCTGATCCATGGCGAGGGCGGCGATTTCACCGCCGGCAATGATCTGGGCGACTTCGCGCAGGTCGCGCGCGGCGACGTGCCCGCCGAGCGCCATGTGGTGCGGGTGTTGAAGGCTCTGGCCCGTTTCCAGAAGCCGGTGATCGCGGCGGTCGAAGGTGCCGCGGTCGGCATCGGCACCACCATGCTGCTGCATTGCGATCTGGTCTATGTGGCCGATGACGCCCGATTGTCGGTGCCCTTCGTGAGCCTGGCGCTGGTGCCGGAAGCCGCGTCCAGCCTGCTGCTGCCGCTGGCGATCGGCCATCGCCGCGCCTATGAGATGTTCGCGCTGGGCGAGGTGTTGAGCGGCACGGATGCCGCATCGATCCACCTGGTCAACAAGGCCCTGCCGGCCGCCGAGGTGCTGCCCGCCGCCCGCGCCGCCGCCGCCCGCATCATCCGCCAGCCGATCGGCGCACTGAAGGCGACCAAGGCGCTGATGCGCAATGCAGCCCTGATCGGCGCGGTGATGGACAGCGAAAGCCGGGTCTTCGCCGAGCGTCTGCGCTCCCCCGAAGCGGCCGAGGCCTTCACCGCCTTCGCCCAGCGCCGCGCGCCGGATTTCACGCGGCTGGGATAACAGCGGACCAGCGCGAAGCGCCAGCACGAAACAACCGGGACGCGGCCCATGCCTCCTGACAGAATGCTGTCAGGAGGCATGGGCTATTCATGGGCCATCGACAACGCCAGAACGAGGCACACGCATCATGGACCATCCGGTTCTCGAAATCGTCCGCTTCACCACCCGCCCCGGCATTGATGTGGCGGGCTTCCTGGCCGATGCGGCACGCATGGATGGCTGGCTTGAAGGCCAGCCCGGCTTCATCCGCCGGCGTCTCGGTCAGGCCGATACCGGCATCTGGATCGACTGCATCGAATGGCGGAGCATGTCCGAGGCCCACGCCGCCGCCGAAGGGCTGATGGCAGAGCCCAGCGCCAAGCCGTTCCTGTCGGCGATCGACGGCGGCAGCGTGGTCATGACCCATCTCGACATCCGCCACGCCGCCTGATGCGCCGCGCCGACCGCCTCTTCGCCATTCTTCAGGCCTTGAGGGGCGGTCGGCTGCGCACCGCCGACCAACTGGCCCAGATGCTGGAAGTCTCGACCCGCACCATCTATCGCGATCTGGCCGATCTTCAGGGCCAGGGCGTGCCGATCGATGGCGAACGCGGGGTCGGCTATCTGCTCCGCGACGGCTTCTTTCTGCCGCCGCTGGCCCTGTCGGCCCTGGAACTTGAAGCACTGACCTGGGGCGTCGCCCTGGTCCGCGCCCATGCCGATGAAAGCCTTGCGGCGGCGGCACGCGAGTTGGAGGTGAAGCTGAAGGCTGCCGTCAGCACCGCGGGGTCACTGCCGCCCGCCACTGTCGCCGCCTATGGATTCAGGGTCTCGGCCGCCGATCGCGACCGCCTGCGCGTGGCGCGCGAGGCCATCGCCGGCCGCCGGGTTCTGGCGCTGACCTATGCCGACGCGGCCGACCGACCGTCGGGACGCCAGATCCGGCCCCTGGAATTGCAGCATTGGGGCGCGGTCTGGACCCTGACCGGCTGGTGCGAACTCCGCGGGGATTTCCGCGTGTTCCGCATCGATCGTATCCGGACGATGACCGACACCGGCACCCGCTTCCGCGACGAGCCGGGCAAGCGGCTGGCCGACTATCTGAGCCGCCTGAAGCCGCCACCCGGAGGGTGTTGAGGTATACGGCCGGCGGCGCCCGGTCAGAGCTGCACGATGCCGCGCGCGTACTGGTCCGGCCAGGGCAGATCGGCGCCCAGCGCCTTGGCGGCGCGCAGCGGCCAATGCGGATCGCCCAGCATCACCCGCGCCAGTGCCACCAGATCGGCGCGGCCATTGGCGATGATCTCTTCGGCATGTTCCGGTTGGGTGATCAGGCCGACGGCGGCGGTGGGGATGCCGGCCGCCCGGCGGATCGCCTCGGCGAACGGCACCTGATAGCCGGCATAGGCCTTCAACTTCTGGCGCGGATCGCCGCCGCCCGACGAGCAGTCGATCAGGTCGACATCGCCCCGCGCCTTCAGTCTCGCGGCAATCGCAACGCTGTCGGCAATATCAAGGCCACCCTCGACCCAATCGCTGCACGACAGCCGCACGAACAGCGGCAGATCCGCCGGCCATTCCGACCGCACGGCATCCAGCACCAGCATCAGCGCCGCCATGCGCCGCTCGGCATCGCCGCCAAAGGCATCGTCACGGGTGTTCGACAACGGGCTGAGGAAGGAATGCAGCAGATAACCATGGGCGCCATGCACCTCGACGATCCGGAAGCCGGCGCGGCGGGCACGGGCAGCCGAGGCCGCGAAGGCATCGGCAACACGACGGATGCCGTCTTCGTCCAGCGCCCGCGGCACCGCATGGGCGGGCGAGAACGCCGCATCCGTGGGCCCCACCGGCTGCCAGCCACCCTGATCCGGCCTGAGCAGCGTGCCGCCACGCCAGGGCGCATCGGTCGACGCCTTGCGTCCGGCATGGGCGAGCTGGATGGCCGGCACCGCACCCTGCGCCTCGATGAAGCCGGTGATGCGCGCGAAGGCCGCTTCCTGACCATCGGTCCACAGGCCGGGGCACCAGGGGGTGATGCGGCCTTCGGGGACCACGGCGGTCGCCTCGGCGAACACGATCCCGGCACCGCCCTTGGCGAAGCCGCCCAGATGCGCCAGATGCCAGTCGCCGGCAATGCCGTCCCGGGCACTGTACTGGCACATCGGCGCGATCATGATCCGGTTGCGGGCGGTCACCGACCGGAAGCTGACCGGGTGGAACAGCATCGGGTCGCGACCCGGGGCCGGAATGGCGCTGGGAACGGCTGCGGGCTTGGCGGCATCGGCCATCGGGCGGTCTCTTTCAGCAGAACGACATGCAATAGGCTTCGGTGTGGCAGGATGACCCGGCCGGCGGCCCTTGCCAAGCCCACACCCCGCCTGTACCGCCGGCCGGACGATCAGCCCGTTGTCCGCCCGCGCCGCAGATGGCGGACCGCCAGCCCCGACGGCGGCAGCAGCGATGCCGCCAGCGACAGCATCCAGGCCTGGAACGGCGACATCGTCGTCACCGCCAGGGCCATCACCGTTGTGAACACCGCCAGACTGCTCATGCCGCCCATCGCCGCCAGCATGGTCTGGCGGGCGGTTTCGGGGCCATAGCGCTGGTGGACGGTCAGCGAGATCGCGATCATGCCGATCGGGAAGCCCATCAGCAGCCCGGCCCAGATCGGCCCGGCAAGTGCTGCCACGATCGTGACGCTGGCGACCAGCACCCCCGCCAGACAGCCCCGGATCGCCAGATCCAGCAGCCGGCGGGCGCCGCGCGGTGCCGGACCATCGCCGGCGGCATGGCGGCAGAACCGCAGGGCCACGATCGCCGCCGCCACATAGACCGGCAACGCCACCACCAGATCCAGCGGCAGCGCCGCTGTCGCGGCCGCGACCACCACCCAGACCAGGATCGAACAGCCGACGGCCGCAAAAGCGCCCATGCGGTTGGCGACCAGAATGAAGGTGGCGACGAAGATCAGGGTGGCCGTCAGCGCCATCAGCGTCGCCACCGCCGCATCATGCAGAAAGCCCGGCGGGTGCTGGTCCAGCAGGAAGAAGAAGCCCGGTCCCATCACGATCGGCAGGCCGGCGGCAATGCCGCCCAGCGCCGGCCCGGCATGCTGGACCAGCAGCGAGACGCCCATCACCACGATGGCGGTCGCGATGACGCGCGCCATGACCGGCAGCAACTGGGCGGTGATATCTGCAAGCAGCATATCCATGGGTCGGGGGCCCCTCTGGATATCCGCTCAGGCGCCGTGGCGGCGCACGACCAGCGCCTCGATGCCGGCCGCGGCATTCAACAGCGCATGATCGGTACCGTTGCGCCCCAGAACCATCAGACCGGCTGGCAGCGTGCCCGGCTCGGCGATCGGCAGGGTGACGCCGCAGAAATCGAGGACATTGCCGAAAGTGGGGTTGCGCAGCACCATCAGGTTCAGGCGGGTGTAATCGGCATCGGCGGCCAGATCCGCGATCTTCGGCGGCACGATCGGAATGGTCGGCATCAGCAGCGCGTCGAAGGGGCGGAGCGCCCGGTCGGCCGCGGCGATCATCCGCCGGCGGCGGGTCAGCAGATCGATGTAGTCGGCCGCCGACATCTCGGCGCCGCGCCGGATGCGGGTCATCACCCGCTGGTCATAGCCGGCGCCGGACCGCTCGATCAGCGCCCGGTGCCAGGCCCAGCTTTCGGCGGCGGTGAAGCCGCCGGCGGCATTCAACTGCGGCACCTCGGCGATTTCCGGCAGCTCCAGCTCGATCAGTCGGGCGCCGGCATCGCGCAGCCGCTTCAGGGCCGCGTCATAGGCGGCGGCGACATGATCGTCGACACCGTCCATCGGCAGGCCGCGGGCAACCGCGAAGGTCATGTGCGACGGGTCGCGCGGCACCAGAACTCGCGGCACCTCGCCCGCCAGCACGGCATCGACCGTGGCGCAGCAGGCGACCGTGGGCGCCAGCGGACCGATCGAATCCAGCGCCGGTGACAGCGGCAGCGCCCCGTCCAGCGGCACCCGCGCCTGCGACGGCTTGAAGCCGACGATACCGGCGAAGCAGGCCGGAATCCGGACCGAGCCGCCGGTATCGGTGCCGATGGCGGCCACGGCCATGCCCTTGACCACCGAAATACCGGCCCCGGCCGACGATCCGCCCGGAATCCGGCTGGCATCGATGGCATTGCCGGGCGTGCCGTAATGCGGGTTCAGCCCCACGCCCGAGAACGCAAACTCGGTCATGTTGGTCTTGCCGGTGATCACCGCCCCGGCCGCGCGCAACCGCGCCACGATCACCGCGTCGCCGGATGCGGGGGCCGCGTCCTTCAGCACCACCGACCCGGCCGTGGTGGTCTCGCCGGCGACATCGAACAGATCCTTGATCGAGATCGGCATGCCGGCAAGCGGCCCCTGCGCGACCCCGGCCGCGCGCAGGTGATCGGCAGCCAGCGCCGCGGCACGCGCGCCGGCATCATAGACCCGGGTGAAGATCTGCGCCCCCGGCGTGAACCCCTCGTCATGGATGCGGGCAAGCGCCGCCTCGGCGAGCTTGCGGGCCGACACCGTACCGTCGTGAAAACCGGCTGCGACATCGGCGAGAGGGGTCGGGTAGGTCATCTCCGGCGCGTCCTTCGTCATGAGGGAGGGCATGGTGGGGTTATGAAGGCGAAGCGTGGCAGCGCCCCTGATCGTCACGCGATGACAGGCAGTACCTTCGTGGTATAGCGGTGAACGATCCGGCGGCCAAGCACCGGGTCGTCCAAATGGACCTCGAAAGCCTCGGCCGGCCGGATGCCGCCGATCACCGCGAGCGTGCCGCACAGCATCGCCTGCCCCGTCGCCAGCCGGCTGTCGCCGCCGGTGTAATCGGCGATCAGCGTCCGCGGGTCGAGCAATCCGGCCACCGTACCCGCCTGATAGGGCACCGCCTCACCCCCGATGATGGCAAAGGACTGCAAGGTCAGACGGTCCCAATGGCCCACGACCTCGTCGAACCGCCAGGCCTCGCGCGCCACCGGCTTCGGCGCCATCTGCTTCGACACCGCCACCGAATAGGCCTCGACCCGCCGGTCGGTATGGTCGGACCCGACGGTGACCCACATGCCGTCATCGGTGCCGATCAACACGACCTCCGCCTCGCCCGAACTGTCGGGGCCCAGCACTTCGATCTCGTCGGCCTGGGTCAGCATCTGTGCCGACAGGCGGTAGAACAGCGGCACGCTCGACGGCCGGGGCACGCCGATCGCCTCCAACTCGCGGATATGCTCCTCGACATGATGGCGGTCACGGCCGGCCCAGCCGGCAATGATCAGGCTGGTGACCGTGACCTGGAGCTGGTGGTTCTCAGGGGTCTTCAGGATGAGCGTAGACATGAGAGTGGCATCTCCTCGATACGGGCGGCAGGCCCGGAGGGCGGTTGCAGAAGCGGCGAAATTGCTCGACGGCGCGTGGTCAGCCGGCCATGGCGGTCGGCAGAAACAGCGCGATGCCCGGAAACAGCACCAGCAGCAGCGCCATCACCAGCATGGCGCCGACAAAGGGCAAGGCACCGACCATCACCTGGTTCAACGACACGCCGCCGCCGACCCCCTGCACGACATAAAGGTTGAGCCCGACCGGCGGCGTGATCAGCGCCATTTCGACCATCAGGATCAGCAGCACGCCGAACCAGATCGGATCGAAGCCCAGCGCCGTGATCACCGGTGCCACGATCGGGATAGTGATCACCATCAGCGACAGGGTTTCGATGAAGAAGCCCAGGATCACATACATCAGAACGATGCAGGCGAGCATGCCATAGGGGCCGAAGCCCAGCCCGTCGATCAGCGCCTGCAGATTGCGGGTGACGCCGGCGCCGGCGAGAACGAAGTTCAGGAAGTAGGCCGAGATGATGATCAGCATGATCATCGCCGTGGTCTTGATCGAGGCCTCGACCGCGGCCTTCAGCATGCGCAGGTTGAAGCTCCGGTTGGCGATGGAGAGCCCCAGAGCCGCGACCACCCCCAACGCCGCCGCCTCGGTCGGCGTCGCCCAGCCGGCATAGATCGAGCCCACGATCACCGCGAACAGCCCCAGCACCGGCAGCAGATCGGGCAGCACCCGCAACCGATCGCCCCAGCCGGCAGGGCGGCGCGGCCCACCCAGCGATGGCTTCCACATGCAGGCGCCGGCGGCGGTGGCCATGAACAGGGCCGCCAGCAGCAAACCAGGGATCAAGCCGGCCAGGAACAGGCGCGGGATCGAGGTTTCGGTCAGGAAGCCATAGACGATCAGGTTGATCGAGGGCGGGATCATGATGCCGAGCGTGCCGCCGGCCGCGATCGCCCCCGCGAACAGCCGATTGTCATAGCCGAGCGCCTTGGCCTGCGGCATGGCGACCGCGCCCACCGTCGCCGCGGTCGCGACCGACGAGCCCGAGGTGGCGGAAAACAGGGTCGCGGTGCCGATATTGGCATGAAGCAGGCCGCCCGGCATCCAGGACAGCCATTTGTCGAGGGCGGCATAGGTGCGTCCGGCGATGCCGGCGCGGACCAGGATTTCCCCCAGCAGCACGAACAGCGGCACCGCGATCAGCAGAAAGCTGTTGCTGGTGCTCCAGAACACCTCGCCCATCGCCTTGTAGAGCGGAAAGAACGAGAAGCTCTGGTCGATGAACAGGCCGAGTGCGACCAGGGTCGCCGCGATCGGCACGCTCAACAGCAGCAGGACCAGCAGAACGACAAGGGCGGCTCCGAGCACGGGCGGCGCTCCCGACAAGCGTGAAATGGAATGAGACTGGGGTGGATCGCGGCTCAGCGCGGCCGGGAATGATCGTTCTCGGCAATCTCGTCTTCCAGGCTGCGATTGCCCCAGACCCGCGCCACGGCATCACGCTCGCCGGTCACCGCACCAAGCACGGTCCGCGCCGCGATGACGAAGACGGTGAAGGCGAACCACACCAGCCCCGCCATCCACAGCATCTGCGGAATCCACAAGGGCGTCTGAAGCGGCGTGTTGGCGGTGGATCCGCGGCGCAGCGTACCTGCCAGCAATTCCTGCACCTGCGACAGCAGCACAATCACGAACAGCGCCATCATCAGGATCGAGACGACATCCAGCACCACCCGCAACCGCGGCGACAGGCGCATGTAAATGACATCGATCCGGATATGCGCCTTTTCGATCAGCGCATAGGCAAGGCCCCAACTGGTGACGATCGCCAGCACGTAACCCGACAGTTCATGTGCGCCGTGCAGCGAGGATCCGAACAGTCGCAGCACGATTTCGGCCACGATCATCGCGACCGCCGCGAACAGCAGCACGCCGCAGGCCCAGACCCCTGCCCGGCTGATCGTGGCCGCAATGTCGAGCACGCGGTCGAGGAACCGGCCGGCGGCCGTTCCGGAAACCGGCAAGGTCATGGCGTGGGTGCTCCTGCGGCCAGAATTCTGAAGATCCGTGTCGATGACCCGTCCGGCGATCATGATCCGCCGGACGGGCAATGGTGTCACGCAGCCGGGCTTACTTGGCGACGGCGGTCAGGCCCGATGCCGCACCTGCGGTCTCGTTCCAGGCTGTGACCACGGCCGGGTCGACCCGGGCGGCCCAGCCCGGCAGGATGATGTCGGTCAGAATGCCCCGCGCCAGCGCGCGGTCGGCATCGGTCACCGCGACCAGGGTCATCTTGCCGGCCGTACCACGGCCGCAATTGCCCTTGCCGGTCAGGCAGGCGATGCCCTCGACCGTCTCGCCCATGGCGGCATCCCAGACCGGCGCCTCGAACTTGGTCGCCAGTTCCCGCGTCACGAATGCCTGGGCCAGCGGATCGATCTCGGCCCATTTGTCCTTGTTGGCGGCGGTCACGACATAATCCCAGCCGCCCAGCGGCATCGGCAGCAGATGGGTCGAGACCTCGTGCCAGCCCGAGCTGTAGCCCGACAGCGAGCCGGTGACCGCACAATCGACAACCTTGCGCTGAAGGGCGGCCGGCACTTCCGAGAAGGCGAGCGTGATGCCCTCGGCGCCCAGCGCGTTCAGGAATTCGGCGGTGGTCCGCCCACTGGCACGAACTTTCTTGCCCTTCAGATCCGACAGGCCGGAAATCGGCGCGTTGCAGAACACGATCTGGCTGGGATAGGGCACGATCGCCAGGATCTCGGCGTTGAAGCGCTTGCCGAAGGCCTCGTTCAGCACCGGCCGATAGGCCTCGACCAGCTTCTTCGCATCGGGCACGCCCGGCGCGATCATCGGCATGTCCAGGCCCTCGATCTCGGGCGCATCCTCGATCGAGTAATCGGCAACCGTGGCACCGATGGTGAACACGCCGCGCGACAGCAGGCGATAGACCTCCGCCCCCGCCAGGCCCATCTGATCGAAGGTCGTGACCTGGGTCTCGACCGCGCCATTGCTGTCTTTGGTCAGCGTCTCGCCCCAGAACGGCTTCTCGAAATTCTTGTGCAGGCTGAGGCCGCTCCAACTGCCGACGAAGCTGAGCTGTGTGGCCGGCACATCGGCGGCACCGGCCGTGGCCGGCAGGGCAAGGGCGGCAGTGGCAACGCCGGCAAGGGCGAGACGGCGCAAGCTGGCAGGCTTGATGGTGCTGGTCATCTGATCCTGAACTCCGTGTCGGTGGGGTCGCCGCCCGATGCACGGCCGGGCGATCTGCATCTTATGGGTCAAGCTGTCACGGCACCGGCGGTGGCCGATGCGACATCGTCAGATCACCGCCAGGCGCGCATTGCGCAGGTCGGTGATCAGCATATGGCCGGGGACATGGGCGATCGCGATCGGCGGCTTCGCCGCCTCCACCGCCACCTGCGGGGTCACGCCGCAGGCCCAGAACACCGGAATTTCACCCGGATCGATCACCGGATCATCGCCGAAATCCGCCCGCATCAGATCGTTGATGCCGATCGCCGCCGGATCGGTCAGATGCACCGGCGCGCCATGAACCGCCGGAAACCGGCTGGTGACCTGAACGGCGCGGATGGCATCGGCCGGCTTGAACGGGCGCATCGACACCACCATGCCACCACCGAACCGGCCGGCCGGCACCAGGGGAATGGTGCTGCGATACATCGGTACATTGCGGCCCAGGCTGACATGGCGGACATCCAGCCCGTCCTGGATCAGGGCCTCTTCGAAGGAAAACGAGCACCCGATGACGAAGGTCACCAGATCATCCCGCCAGATGTCGCCGATTTCCAGCGGATCATCGGCGTCGGCAACGCCGTCGCGAAACACGCGATAGCGCGGCAGATCGGTGCGGATGTCGATATCGGCGCCCAGCGACGGCAGATGCGGATTGCCCGGCTCCCCCACCGCCAGCAATGGGCAGGGCTTGGGATTGGCCTGGGCGAAACGCAGAAAGTCGCCGGCATGGCTGTCGGGCAGGATGATGACATTGCCCTGCACGAAGCCGGGCGCCAGCCCCGCGGTCTGGCCGGTAAAGGTGCCGGCCCGGATCTGCACCCGGCACCCGTGCGGCACCTCCACACCCGCCGCCCGGCCATCCACGCGCACCTCTCCTGCCGCCGCATGCGCCACGCCCGCCGCCATCCCGCATCCCGTTCCTGAAACTGAAAACATCCCCGAAGGGCAGAGCCACCTTCCCGCGGCACCTCTGTGACAACAAGGCTACGCCCGTATGACTGAGCGGGTCCAATGATTCGTTTGGATGGCCATTGATCGAAAAAGCTGATCAGTCGGCGGAGGCTGCCTGGTATTCGGGCAGTGACAAGACTCGGTTCGGACGCACTGCCACACATGGCAGGGCGTCCGAGGTTGGGTTCATCGTGCAGGTCGGGTCACTGCGTATGAAGGTCGAATGCGACGTTGTAGAAGCGGGTGCCCGGAAATGTGATGGTCATCATGGCTGGTTCCACGGTCATTTCGACGGGATCGACGACGGTGAGCGCTGCCGCGGTGACGTTGTCGCCGATGACATTGTCGATCACGGCGGTGAGCGTCGTGGCGGTGCCCGACGACCGGGCGAAGGTGACCTCCGCATAGGATGGCGTGCTGTTCCAGGAGTTGGTCCAGACCTTGATCCGGCCGCCGATCGCGGTACCGATCGGCACATCGACCGAGGTCGCCTGCGGCAGCCCTGTCGGCACACGCGGCGTGGAAATGCCGGGAGTCGCGACGGTCCCCAGACGAACCGGGCGCCCATATACCAGGGCATGTGCCAAGGTATCGGTGCCGCCGAACACGCCCGATCCGCCGGGGTAATCGGTGGCAAAGCCGCCGAAGCCGCCGCCCGAGCCGGCCTCGCCCGCATTGGCGAAGATGGTAATGTTCGACGTGACGCCCGGCGTGCCGTCCATGTTGTAGATATAGGCAGGCGACAGCGCACCGCTTGGCGGGTTGCCGTCGTCGCGACCGGCGCGATAGCGGTTGCCGGTGATCGCACAGTCCCGCTGATAGCGGATCTTGATGTGGCAGCTGTCGGCAACGGTCGGCGGCGCCAGATAGGACGTATGACCGGGCACCGACCACGACCACCGCCCCATGGTTCCGTCACCGCCCGCACCGTTGCGCGAGAAGTAGTTGCCACTCACGACATGGCCCCAGGCCCCGTTCAGATAGAGGCCGGCCCAGCCATTCCGGTCGAACAGGTTGGCGGTGACGGTGTACTCGCCGCCATTGGCCTGAATACCGTATGTCGCATTCCACTCGATGCGACAGCCGGTGATCATCCAGTAATTGGTGGTCAGCAATATGCCTGCCTCGTGGCAGAACATCGCACCACTGTTGGTGATCATGCCATCGAAGCCGGCGGTGGTGATGCCCCGGCGCGAGCGGAAGACGTGACAGCGCATCAGCTTGTTGGTGTTGCCCAGATGCAGGGCCGCATCAGCGAAGCCCATCGCCACCACGTCCGTGATCGTGTTGGCGCCGCCGCTGCGCAGGCCGATCGCGGTATTGCCCGTGCCGCTCGGATAAGTCGCCCGTTCATAGCTGACGGCGGCCAGATTGTGCGGCTGGAT encodes the following:
- a CDS encoding TRAP transporter substrate-binding protein — protein: MTSTIKPASLRRLALAGVATAALALPATAGAADVPATQLSFVGSWSGLSLHKNFEKPFWGETLTKDSNGAVETQVTTFDQMGLAGAEVYRLLSRGVFTIGATVADYSIEDAPEIEGLDMPMIAPGVPDAKKLVEAYRPVLNEAFGKRFNAEILAIVPYPSQIVFCNAPISGLSDLKGKKVRASGRTTAEFLNALGAEGITLAFSEVPAALQRKVVDCAVTGSLSGYSSGWHEVSTHLLPMPLGGWDYVVTAANKDKWAEIDPLAQAFVTRELATKFEAPVWDAAMGETVEGIACLTGKGNCGRGTAGKMTLVAVTDADRALARGILTDIILPGWAARVDPAVVTAWNETAGAASGLTAVAK
- a CDS encoding putative hydro-lyase gives rise to the protein MAAGVAHAAAGEVRVDGRAAGVEVPHGCRVQIRAGTFTGQTAGLAPGFVQGNVIILPDSHAGDFLRFAQANPKPCPLLAVGEPGNPHLPSLGADIDIRTDLPRYRVFRDGVADADDPLEIGDIWRDDLVTFVIGCSFSFEEALIQDGLDVRHVSLGRNVPMYRSTIPLVPAGRFGGGMVVSMRPFKPADAIRAVQVTSRFPAVHGAPVHLTDPAAIGINDLMRADFGDDPVIDPGEIPVFWACGVTPQVAVEAAKPPIAIAHVPGHMLITDLRNARLAVI
- a CDS encoding glycosyl hydrolase family 28-related protein — its product is MTGTILELKTLAVTTPDMVADVLGYHEVGDGGGGLFVWRAGATAAEDGGLWIASTVATGGVWQRIVDSAGPVSVRWWGAAGDGVTDDTAAIQAALDAGFAMVHLPACNYAVSATLIVPASTTLTGEGSGGFEHANARTIIVKTNGDTNGDAVLETGLSCSISDLKIQPHNLAAVSYERATYPSGTGNTAIGLRSGGANTITDVVAMGFADAALHLGNTNKLMRCHVFRSRRGITTAGFDGMITNSGAMFCHEAGILLTTNYWMITGCRIEWNATYGIQANGGEYTVTANLFDRNGWAGLYLNGAWGHVVSGNYFSRNGAGGDGTMGRWSWSVPGHTSYLAPPTVADSCHIKIRYQRDCAITGNRYRAGRDDGNPPSGALSPAYIYNMDGTPGVTSNITIFANAGEAGSGGGFGGFATDYPGGSGVFGGTDTLAHALVYGRPVRLGTVATPGISTPRVPTGLPQATSVDVPIGTAIGGRIKVWTNSWNSTPSYAEVTFARSSGTATTLTAVIDNVIGDNVTAAALTVVDPVEMTVEPAMMTITFPGTRFYNVAFDLHTQ